A region from the Melioribacter roseus P3M-2 genome encodes:
- the murB gene encoding UDP-N-acetylmuramate dehydrogenase translates to MKRHLNFSLKKYNTFGVDSTAKEFIEFDNEEELLDYFRNNFPEKHLILGGGSNLLFTGDFDGTVIHYNKKGIEVISENDYEVLIRASAGESWDALVEFSVHNRWYGIENLSLIPGTVGAAPIQNIGAYGVELKDCLTEVEGLNLSDMQKEILPADKCNFEYRSSIFKEKLKNKFLISAIVIKLSKSKKLNLDYRALKEYFHGKNIDDIDIEDVRNGVIAIRKSKLPDPSELGNAGSFFKNPAVNINRLDSLQSLYKDIPYHKIDEKTYKIPAAWLIEKSGMKGKRMGNVGVHKSQALVIVNYGNASGKEILEFAEMVRRAVYENFGIELEYEVNII, encoded by the coding sequence ATGAAACGCCATCTTAATTTCTCGCTCAAAAAATATAACACCTTCGGCGTAGATTCTACAGCCAAAGAATTTATCGAATTCGATAACGAAGAAGAGCTACTCGACTATTTTCGCAATAACTTTCCTGAAAAACATTTGATATTAGGAGGCGGCAGCAATCTCCTGTTTACGGGGGACTTCGACGGGACTGTAATTCATTACAATAAAAAGGGAATCGAAGTAATTTCTGAAAATGATTACGAAGTCTTGATTCGGGCATCTGCAGGCGAATCATGGGACGCTCTTGTGGAATTTTCGGTGCATAATCGATGGTACGGAATTGAGAACCTGTCGCTTATTCCTGGAACCGTCGGCGCGGCGCCGATACAAAATATTGGAGCATATGGAGTCGAATTAAAGGATTGTTTGACAGAAGTGGAAGGCTTGAATTTATCGGATATGCAAAAGGAAATTCTGCCGGCAGACAAATGTAATTTTGAATACCGCTCAAGCATATTTAAAGAAAAACTGAAAAACAAATTCTTGATTAGCGCGATCGTAATTAAACTTAGCAAATCAAAAAAATTGAACCTCGATTACCGCGCGTTAAAAGAATATTTTCACGGAAAAAATATCGATGATATCGACATCGAAGACGTACGCAACGGAGTAATTGCCATAAGAAAATCGAAATTACCGGATCCGTCGGAATTGGGGAATGCGGGCAGCTTCTTTAAAAATCCCGCCGTGAACATAAACAGACTCGATTCTCTACAATCTTTATACAAGGACATTCCGTATCATAAGATCGACGAAAAAACTTATAAAATACCGGCTGCATGGTTGATTGAGAAATCCGGTATGAAAGGAAAACGCATGGGCAATGTGGGAGTTCACAAGAGCCAGGCGCTGGTAATTGTGAATTACGGAAATGCCTCGGGTAAGGAGATACTGGAATTCGCTGAAATGGTAAGGAGAGCTGTGTATGAAAATTTTGGAATTGAACTGGAATACGAAGTCAATATAATATAA